The DNA window CGCCGTCATCCCCGCTCGGGAGAACGAGATCGCCTCCCTCGATTTCGAAGGTCGATTCCGAACTGTTACCCGTGTTATCGATGCGAACGACTTTCGCCGACTGCATCGGGACCTCCCCGAGCGGCGGCGGACTCGGCAGTGCGGGTTCCGTAACCGGTGGGTCGGGGTCCCCATCGATGGTCATCCGGTTTTGCACGTACGACGAGTTGGTCGCCGCTCCGGTGCCGCCGAGGACACCGGAAACCGTTCCCCACGTGTCCGGCTCTTCGCCGATGAACACCGCGTACTCCGAATCGTGGTCGTTGCGCACGTGGACGTTCTGGAGTCGGAGGGACTCGAGGTTCACCGGACTCCCGTCGTTCATCTGCCCCTCGTAGGTGTAGATGGCGTCGTGGTTCTTGGTCGAATCGTAGCTGATGCGGACTCTCGATACGATGATATTCTGACACGGGTGCGGTGCCGTGATCGCTCCGCCGCAACTCGACGAGGGGTATCGGTGATAGAAGTCGCTGTTGACGACGACGAGCGTCCCGTTGTAGCTGTCGATTCCCTCCGAGAGGTCGGTCGGAACGGTCGCCTCGCTGTTCACGCCGCGCTGTAGCGACCCGTTCGACCACGCTTGTCGCGCGTGCTGTGCGTCCTTTATCGAGACGGTGTTGTTCACCTCGGAGTTTCCGCCGAGACGCATGCCGTTTTGCGTGTTGCGGAAAAAGCAGTTGTACACCTTCACCGCTCCCGCGGGTTTCTTCGCGTATATCGTGTTCTCGGCCCACTGCTCGAACCAACAGCGGTTGAACAGCAGTTTCCCGCTCCCGGACTCGATCAGCACCGCCCGTCGGTTGCTCGCTTCGTCGGGTTCACACGCCCCTTCGTGGAAGTAACAATCCTGTACGAGTCCGCGGGTTCCGGCGTCCGCCGACAACCGGAAGTATGTGCGCGCATCGCTCGAATCGTTCGACCCGACGTTCGTGTCGGTGGCGGCGCGAACCTTTCCGCGGGTCACGAGCCGTTTGAGTTCCCAGTTCCCCGAGTTGGAGTTCATCCGAACGAACGGTGGGACCTCCGTGTTCCGCATGTCGAGTTCGAATCCGTCCAAGACGAACCCCCTCGAAGACACCTCCAACCACCGCACGTCGTCGCCGGACCGTCCGGGAACGAGTCGCGCGCCGTTCGGCGCGACGAGTTCGAGATCGTCCATGCCGGAGGGGACGACGAGTTCGTTGAGGCGGTAGGTTCCCGACGGGAAGATGATGGTCGTATCGCTACCCACGAGGTCGTCGAGAACCGAATCGATCGCCGTGTCCCCGGTATTATCGGCACCCTCCTCCACGATATCGTAGGTCGGCATTCAGCGCCCCTCCTTCGACCGCCGCCCGATGAAATGTTCTCGCGTTGCAACGAGGGTTCGGTCCACGATATCGGATGCTTGTGTGCTTCCGTTACTGATTTCTCCGTGGCGCATGCTTCGTACAAAAACTGGATTCACTATTGTTATGGATTACCTGAAGATTGAATATTGGATTCAGGAACGTCATAACAATACTAAAAACGGTTGTTTTTATACTCGAATAATGTCTGGAGAATCACCACCGCGAACGGGCACTGACCGACGAACGTTCCTGAAAACCGTCGGTATTACGATAGGTGTCGCAAGCTACGGGAGTACCGTCTCCGTCGCTGGCGATGGCACGGGTGGACGGGAAAACGGCTGGAACGGACCTCGGTCCGGCCCGGGTAGGGCGGGAGCGACCGGCGATAGCGGTCCCGCCCCGTTTCCCACACTCGACTGGAAGATGGACTTGGACGGCGGTATGTACCACGTCGAACCCGTCGTCGCCGATGATGTCGTGTACCTCGCCGCGACGACGAACAACACCCCCGGGGAACGGTCCGGCTATCTCGGCGCGTACGATATCGAAACCGGCGACAGACGGTGGAAGCGCACCGATGTCTTCAGTCCGAAGACCCCCGCGACCGACGGCGAACGGCTCTATTTTTCCACACACACCTCGGAGGAAGCCGACGGGGACGGGTTATATGCGCTGGACGCCGAGTCGGGGGCGACGACGTGGAAGCGGACGGACCACGACGTGTGGTCCCCGCCCGTCGTCGCGGGCGACCGGCTATTCACGTCGAACCGCGATGGTACGTACGCCTTCGACCGCGAAAACGGCGAAATCGTGTGGAAGACCAATGGTGTCAGCGGACTCGCGAAGGACGTCGGCGATGCCCTGAGTTACGCTGACGAAACGGTCTTCGTGAGCGACGGAAACGCGCTCGACGCGACGGACGGGTCGGTGAAGTGGCGTACGCCCCAGGACGACGCGACCCTCGGCACGCCCGCGACGAACGGCGAGATGGTGTACTACACTCAAACCGATTACATCGCCGCCGATGACACGACCGTCAAGATAGAAGCTCGGTCGTCCGACACCGGGGAGGTCGAGTGGACGTACGAATCCAAAGGTGACAACAGGTGGGACGGCCGTCCTGCCATCACCGACAGTCACGTCTTTTTGGTCGATTTGGACGCCGAATCGACTCTTCGAGCGCTCGATGCGGATTCCGGCGAAACGGCATGGGAGACGGAACTACAGGGACGGTTCCTCAGCAGTCCTGTCGTGGGTGACGAGACGGTATATTTGGGCTCCCGGTACGCGCCGAAGTTGAACCCGGCGGCCGGTAGCGGACTCGTTCACGCCGTCGATAGCGCGACCGGCGACCTGCGGTGGTCGTGTCTGCTCGACAACGACGGCTTGGAAACGTCGCCGGAAGACGCTCCGGCCGCAGGGGAACCCGTCGTTACCGATGGCAAACTGTACGCCGTGACGTATCCAGCCAACGCGACGCTCGATTACAAGTACACCTACTACTCGAACTTCTTCGTCCTCGGGCCGTGCGACCGGCGACCGGACGGCGACGAGCGACTTCCGTCCGATGGCCCCGACGGAGGGGACGACTTCCCGCCGCTCGACGTGTGTATCGATGTCGTATCGAATCTCGATTTAGATTCCTTGGATGTCGGGGATATCGTTCGACTCGCCGCTTCCTGTTCGACCGGGCGAGAACTGGAGTTCGCGTGGGACATCGACGGTGACGGTCAGTACGAGGAGTCCGGTTCGGTAGTCTCGGCTACCATCCCGACGTGCGGGTCGCTGACGGTGGAACTGAAAGTCACGGATGCGAACGGTGCCACCGACACGGCGACCGTTCGACTCTCTACGAACTGAGTCTTCGTCACCGACCGTTCGACTCTCTACGAACTGAGTCTTCGTCACCGACCGTTCGACCTGCCGAGGTTGGCGTCGGGGTCTCCGAACCGCCCCGATACTGTCAGCGGAATAACTGGCAGAAATTCTTGACATGCAAGCAGTTATCTGGCCGCCGTTGCAATGCCACCCCATGAATTACCGACCACGGACGGTGGTTCGGTGCGCGTAGTCGCCAAGTTCGGAGGCACCAGCCTCGGGAGCGGTGACCGCATCAACCGTGCCGCAGATTCAGTAGCAGCAGCCGTCGAAGCAGGACACGAAATCGCCGTCGTCGCCAGCGCGATGGGCAACACGACCGACGAACTCCTCGACGAAATCCACTTCGACGCGGACGAACCCGACCGCGCCGAAATCGTCAGCATGGGCGAGCGCACGAGCGTCCGCATGCTCAAGGCCGCCCTGTCCGCGCGCGGCGTGGACGCGATGTTTCTCGAACCCGGCAGCGAGCAGTGGCCCGTCATCACCGACAAGCGCGGGGAAGTCAACGTCGAGGCGACGAAGGAACGCGCCGCCGAACTCGCGTCGGAGTTGGACGGCATCGTTCCCGTCATCACCGGATTCCTCGCCGAGAATGAGGAGGGCGGCGTGACGACGCTCGGCCGCGGCGGCAGCGACACGACGGCCGTGATGCTCGGCACCTACATGGACGCCGACGAAGTGGTCATCGTCACCGACGTGGAGGGCGTCATGACCGGCGACCCGAGCGTCGTGGAAGGCGCGCGGAACGTCGGCGAAATCACGGTGGACGAACTCCGAAACCTCTCGTTCCGCGGAGCGGAGGTCGTCGCGCCGTCGGCGCTCTCGTACAAGGACGACAACCTACACGTTCGCGTCGTCCACTACCAGCACGGCGACCTGCTGGCCGGCGGGACGAACGTCACGGGACAGTTCGAGAACCTCATCGACATGCGCGAGTCGCCGCTTTCCTGCATGACCTTGGCGGGACGTGCGATTCGAAACCGCCCCGGCATCCTCGCCGACCTCTCCACCGCGCTCGGAACGGGCAACATCAACATCGACGCGGTGGCGAGCGGCATGGACAGCATCACGTTCTACGTGGACACGGAGGAGGCCGAACGCGCCGAGAACATCCTTCATCAGGAAGTCATCGACGAGGAATCGCTCTCCAGCGTGACGGTGGACGACCCCATCGCCGTGATTCGGGTGACGGGCGGCGAACTCCCGAACGAACCGGGAATCATCCACGAACTCGTGGACCCCATCGCGGAAGCGCACATCAACATCCACGACCTCATCACCAGCGCGACCAGCGTCGCCCTGTTCGTGGACTGGGACGACAGGGAACAGACCCTCGAAATCCTTCAGAACCACTTCCAGCAGTAGGGACGATCACCATCGGACGGTCGGTGTTGTGTTTCCGTCCGTGACGTTCGTTCACCGCTCGCGTCGTTTTTCCGCCGATTCGATACTCACATGTCGCATGGAAACGTACAGCATGGGTCCGGACCGGACCGACTTGCTTCTACCCCACTCGCTCCCACCCGACCTCTCCCCCGTTCCCGCGCACCTCTCGACACAAACTTTACGCGGGAGTCCGAACCGGCCGAACATGAACCGCGAGCGCTCACGAAACCTGTACGACCGCGCGCTGTCAGTGACGCCGGGCGGCGTCAACTCGCCCGTTCGGGCCGTCCGACCGTATCCCTTCTTCGTCGAACGCGGCGACGGTGCACACGTCATCGACGCGGACGGGAACAAGTACATCGACTACGTGATGGGCTACGGGCCGCTCCTGTTGGGCCACGACCTGCCACAACCGGTGCAGTCGGCCGTCCAATCTCAACTCGCCGACGGGCCGATGTACGGCGCGCCGACGGAAGTCGAGGTGGAACTCGCCGAATTCGTCACCCGCCACGTCCCGAGCGTCGAGATGATTCGGTTCGTCAACAGCGGGACGGAGGCGACCTCTTCCGCCGTGCGCCTCGCCCGCGGCTACACCGGGCGCGACAAAATCGTCGTCATGCAGGGCAGCTATCACGGCGCACAGGAATCGACGCTCGTGCAGGGCACCGCCGGGATGGCTTCGGAGCCGAGCTCGAACGGAATTCCGCCCGCGTTCGCCGAGGAGACCATCACGCTCCCGTTCAACGACGCCGACGCGGCCCGCGAACTCTTCGAGGAGCGCGGCGACGAAATCGCCTGCGTCCTCACCGAGCCGATTCTGGGCAACTGCGCCAGCGTGCCGCCGGTCGATGGGTATCTGGAGACCCTCCGCGAGCTGACGGAGGACCACGGCTCCCTGCTCATCTTCGACGAGGTGATGACCGGGTTCCGCATCGGCGGGTTGCAGTGTGCACAGGGCAAGTTCGGCATCACGCCCGACCTGACGACGCTCGCCAAGGTCATCGGCGGCGGGTTCCCGGTCGGTGCCATCGGCGGCCGCGCGGATATCATCGAGCAGTTCGCGCCGACCGGCGACGTGTTTCAGGCGGGCACCTACTCCGGCCATCCGCTCTCGCTGACCGCCGGACTGGAAACGCTCCGCTACGCCGCGAAAAACGACGTGTACGACCACGTTCGGTCGCTCGGCGACCAACTCCGCGCGGGGCTGACCGACATCCTCGAAGACCGCGCGCCGGAGTACACCGTCGTCGGCACGGACAGCATGTTCAAAGTCATCTTCACGCGCGACGGCCCCCGCGACTTGGAGGGCCAGTGTGCGGCCGGATGCAGTCAGGACCCCGACTGTCCTCGCTTCGAGTACTGTCCGAAGGACAAGGGCGACGTGAACCGCGCCGAAACCGAACGCTGGGAGCGACTGTTCTGGCCCGCGATGCTCGACCAAGGGGTCTTCCTCACGGCCAATCAGTTCGAATCGCAGTTCATCAGCTACGCTCACACCGAGGAGGACATCGAGCAGACGCTGGAGGCGTACAAGGACGCGCTGTAACGGCCGCCGAACCGGACGAGACCCCCTCTACTCGACGGACTCGCTGCCTGACGAGACTCCCGACCTAACAGACAACCCTCGACGACTCCGACGATTCTTTCTCCGGACGGGGACGTTTGAGAGACGACATTCGTTTTATCCCTCCGTCCCAAGTGACGAACAGATGCAACGCCCAAAACTCTCCGGCGACCGGGTACAGTCGCGCTGGTGGTACTGGATTGCGGCGGTGCCGGTGGTGTTCGTCTTCTGGGTCGTGACGGTCGCGTGGGTCGCGTTCGCCATCTCGCTGGAACCGAACATCCTCCCCTCGACGTACGACTCGCCCATCGTCCACGCCGCTCTCGTCTCGTTGGTCGCGGTCGGCATCCCCTTCGCCGTCCTCATCGCCGTGTTTCCGTTCGCGGTGTTTCAAGACACGCAGGCGATACACCGCGCCGAACAGGGCTGGAAACCGCCGAGCGGAAACTACGCGCTCACCGGCCTCCTCGGACTGGCCGCCGCGGTCGTCGTCTGGCTGTTGACGAGCGATATCTCGTCCGCGGTCATCGCCGGATTCGTCCTGAGCGTCCCCTTCGCGCTGTACTACCTCCGCGAACGCCACGACAACCTCGGCGTTCCGTGACCGGGAACGGCGCTCAGATATCGCCCGTCTCGAGCGGGTCCGCGGCACGCGCGGCGGCGAGCTCCGCCAACACTTCTTCCGTCGTCATCTCCGTGTCCGCGTAAGGGTCGGTCACTGCCGCGAACGGCTCCGCGTCGTCGAGAGTTGCGGCGCGCTCGACGGCGCGCGCCATTCGTCCGCCGAAGATGGCTTTCAGCCGCTCCGCCGCCGTTTCGGGCGAAACCCACTCGTAGCCGTCGTGCTCATCGTTCAGGACTATCTCCGTCTCGTCCGTTTCGCATCGGTAGACGAGCGTCACGACCGGATTTCCGGTTTCGGCGTCCACCCATCCGCCGTACGCCGCATCGACTGGTGGTCCGATTCTGGCGTCCACGTCGAGTTCCTCCCGTAGTTCGCGCCGAAGTCCGCCGACGAGCGTTTCGCCGTACTCGAATCGGCCTCCCGGGGGTTCCCAGTGGTCCGCTACTTTCGTCACCAGCACGTTCCCGTTCGGGCCGAAGAGGACGGCTTTCTGCG is part of the Haladaptatus paucihalophilus DX253 genome and encodes:
- a CDS encoding outer membrane protein assembly factor BamB family protein, whose protein sequence is MSGESPPRTGTDRRTFLKTVGITIGVASYGSTVSVAGDGTGGRENGWNGPRSGPGRAGATGDSGPAPFPTLDWKMDLDGGMYHVEPVVADDVVYLAATTNNTPGERSGYLGAYDIETGDRRWKRTDVFSPKTPATDGERLYFSTHTSEEADGDGLYALDAESGATTWKRTDHDVWSPPVVAGDRLFTSNRDGTYAFDRENGEIVWKTNGVSGLAKDVGDALSYADETVFVSDGNALDATDGSVKWRTPQDDATLGTPATNGEMVYYTQTDYIAADDTTVKIEARSSDTGEVEWTYESKGDNRWDGRPAITDSHVFLVDLDAESTLRALDADSGETAWETELQGRFLSSPVVGDETVYLGSRYAPKLNPAAGSGLVHAVDSATGDLRWSCLLDNDGLETSPEDAPAAGEPVVTDGKLYAVTYPANATLDYKYTYYSNFFVLGPCDRRPDGDERLPSDGPDGGDDFPPLDVCIDVVSNLDLDSLDVGDIVRLAASCSTGRELEFAWDIDGDGQYEESGSVVSATIPTCGSLTVELKVTDANGATDTATVRLSTN
- a CDS encoding aspartate kinase produces the protein MRVVAKFGGTSLGSGDRINRAADSVAAAVEAGHEIAVVASAMGNTTDELLDEIHFDADEPDRAEIVSMGERTSVRMLKAALSARGVDAMFLEPGSEQWPVITDKRGEVNVEATKERAAELASELDGIVPVITGFLAENEEGGVTTLGRGGSDTTAVMLGTYMDADEVVIVTDVEGVMTGDPSVVEGARNVGEITVDELRNLSFRGAEVVAPSALSYKDDNLHVRVVHYQHGDLLAGGTNVTGQFENLIDMRESPLSCMTLAGRAIRNRPGILADLSTALGTGNINIDAVASGMDSITFYVDTEEAERAENILHQEVIDEESLSSVTVDDPIAVIRVTGGELPNEPGIIHELVDPIAEAHINIHDLITSATSVALFVDWDDREQTLEILQNHFQQ
- the hemL gene encoding glutamate-1-semialdehyde 2,1-aminomutase; this translates as MNRERSRNLYDRALSVTPGGVNSPVRAVRPYPFFVERGDGAHVIDADGNKYIDYVMGYGPLLLGHDLPQPVQSAVQSQLADGPMYGAPTEVEVELAEFVTRHVPSVEMIRFVNSGTEATSSAVRLARGYTGRDKIVVMQGSYHGAQESTLVQGTAGMASEPSSNGIPPAFAEETITLPFNDADAARELFEERGDEIACVLTEPILGNCASVPPVDGYLETLRELTEDHGSLLIFDEVMTGFRIGGLQCAQGKFGITPDLTTLAKVIGGGFPVGAIGGRADIIEQFAPTGDVFQAGTYSGHPLSLTAGLETLRYAAKNDVYDHVRSLGDQLRAGLTDILEDRAPEYTVVGTDSMFKVIFTRDGPRDLEGQCAAGCSQDPDCPRFEYCPKDKGDVNRAETERWERLFWPAMLDQGVFLTANQFESQFISYAHTEEDIEQTLEAYKDAL
- a CDS encoding NUDIX domain-containing protein; amino-acid sequence: MTNEREQYVGQITQKAVLFGPNGNVLVTKVADHWEPPGGRFEYGETLVGGLRRELREELDVDARIGPPVDAAYGGWVDAETGNPVVTLVYRCETDETEIVLNDEHDGYEWVSPETAAERLKAIFGGRMARAVERAATLDDAEPFAAVTDPYADTEMTTEEVLAELAAARAADPLETGDI